DNA from Helicobacter pylori:
TACGCTAGCTTGCATTACAAAGCCGAGAGCGTGAATGACACCACCGCGCCCTACAAACTCAAAGACAACAGCCTTTATACTTTAAAAAAGCCCTCCCATCATTTTAAAGAAAAACACCCCCATTTATGCGCAGTAGTGAATGATGAGAGCGATCCTTTGAAAAGAGGGTTTGCGAGCTTTGTCGCAAGCAACCCTAACGCTCCTATAAGGAACGCTTTCTATGACGCTTTAAATTCTATTGAGCCAGTTACTGGGGGAGGGAGCGTGAGAAACACTTTAGGCTATAACGTCAAAAACAAAAGCGAGTTTTTAAGCCAATACAAATTCAATCTGTGTTTTGAAAACACTCAAGGCTATGGCTATGTTACTGAAAAAATCATTGACGCTTATTTCAGCCACACCATTCCTATTTATTGGGGGAGTCCTAGCGTGGCGAAAGACTTTAACCCTAAAAGTTTTGTGAACGTTTGTGATTTTAAAGATTTTGATGAAGCGATTGATTACGTGAGGTACTTGCACACGCACCCAAACGCTTATTTAGACATGCTCTATGAAAACCCTTTAAATGAAATTGATGGGAAAGCTTACTTTTACCAAGATTTGAGTTTTAAAAAAATCCTGGATTTTTTTAAAACGATTTTAGAAAACGACACGATCTATCACAATAACCCTTTTGTTTTCTATCGTGATTTGAATGAGCCGTTAATATCTATTGATGATTTGAGGGTTAATTACGATGATTTGAGGGTTAATTATGATGATTTGAGGGTTAATTATGATGATTTGAGGGTTAATTATGATCGCCTTTTACAAAACGCCTCGCCTTTATTAGAACTCTCTCAAAACACCACTTTTAAAATCTATCGCAAAGCCTATCAAAAATCCTTACCTTTGTTGCGCGCTGTAAGAAAGTTGGTTAAAAAAATGGGTTTGTAAAATTGGGGGTAATCAAACCCCTTGCGCTATCATCGCAGACGCCACTTTTCTAAAACCAGCGATATTAGCCCCTAAAACGAAATTAGTAGGGTCTTTAAACTCTTTAGCGGTTTGAGAAACATTCTTATAAATCTCTTTCATAATATGGTGTAATTTCGCATCCACCACTTCAAAACTCCAAGGGTGCATGCTCGCGTTTTGCGCCATTTCCAAGCCGCTCACGCTCACCCCCCCAGCATTAGCCGCCTTGCCTATACCATAAGAAATCTTAGCCTGTAAGAACAATTCAATCGCTTCATTGCTTGAGGGCATGTTCGCCCCTTCAGCCACGCATTTACACCCATTAGAAAGGAGGGTTTTAGCGTCTAAAACGCTCAATTCATTCTCAGTCGCGCTAGGAAAAGCCGCAAAACAGGGCACATGCCACACCGCATTCCCCCCTTTGGGGTAATTCTCTGTTGGGGTGTATTTCGCGCTAGTTTTTTCTAAAGCGTATTCTTTGATCCTCCCACGACGCGCCTCTTTAATCTCTTTTAAAAGCTCTAAATCAATGCCGTCTTTATCATAAATCATGCCATTAGAATCGCTCGCCGTTACCGGTTTGGCTCCTATTTGAAGCAATTTTTCAATGGTATAAATAGCGACATTACCGCTCCCAGAAACGCTGCAAACCTTGCCCTCTAAAGAGCTGTTCCTTTCTTGCAGCATTTCTTCTGCAAAATACACGCACCCATAACCGGTAGCTTCTTTTCTGCACAAGCTCCCCCCATAAGTGAGCCCTTTACCGGTCAATACGCCCTCAAAACGATTGACTAATTTTTTATATTGCCCAAACAGATAGCCAATCTCTCTTTCGCCCACTCCAATATCCCCAGCTGGCACATCAGTCGTGGCTCCAATGTGGCGGTATAATTCGTTCATGAACGCCTGGCAAAAACGCATGATCTCATGCTCGCTCTTCCCTTTAGGGTCAAAATCGCTCCCCCCCTTAGCGCCCCCCATAGCCAAAGTGGTGAGCGAATTTTTCAACACTTGCTCAAAGCCTAAAAACTTGATCACGCTTTCATTCACGCTAGGGTGGAATCTCAAGCCCCCTTTATAAGGGCCAATAGCCGAATTGAATTCAACCCTACACCCCCGATTGACTTGGATTTGATGGTTATCATCTAGCCAACACACCCTAAAAAAAATCTCCCTTTCAGGCTCAACCAAACGCTCTAAAATCGCATGCTTTTCATAGCTTTTATCGCTGTCTAAAAGGGGTTTTAAAGAAGTGATAGCTTCATAGACGGCTTGATGGAATTCTTTTTGATAGGGGTATTTTTTCTGTAAAGACTGGAGAATTTTTTCAACATACATGAGCGGCATCCTTTATTGTTTTAAGTGTTTTTATTGTAACACTAAAAGGGTAATTAAGTTTTAACCTTATCTTAAAAAACTTTTTAAAACGCCCACAAACCCTCTATCAAAGCCGCTCAAATCCTTGTAAAACTCTGCATCATAACCGCAAAACTCCAAGCATTCTTTCAAGCTTTTTAACTGGTCATACCCCATTTCACAAACCAAAAAAGGGATCTTTAATTTAGCGGCTAAAAAAACGATTTCTTTTAAGATTTCATCGCCTTTAACCCCCCCAAAAAGGGCTTCGTGCGGTTCTTTGAGGACGGATTTTTCCAAAGGATAATTTCTAGCGATATAAGGCGGGTTAGAGACAAGCATTTCTATCGTTGGCATGCGATCCCAAAGGCGCGTTTGTTTTAAAAAAACACGCTCTTTTAAACAAAAGCGTTCAATATTTTTTAACGCCACTTCTAAAGCGTTTGGTGAAATATCGCTCGCATAAATAGAGAGATTAGGGTTTTCTAAAGCCAAACTCACGGACACGCAAGCACTCCCTATGCCGATTTCGCCTATTTCTTTTAAGTGGTATTGAGAAATAATATCAAGGGCTTTTTGGACTAAAATCTCCGTTTCAGGCCGTGGGATTAAAACATGCTCATTCACAAAAAAAGAGCGCCCATAAAAATCACAGCTTTCTAATAAATACTCTATGGGGCAGTCATTCAAACGCTTTTCTACCAATTCAAAAAAGCGTGCCTCTTCTTTGTGGCTTAATTCCAAATGCTCATGCGTGTGCAAAAAAACCCTTTCTTTTTGCAAGACAAAGCCTAATAAAATTTCAGACTCTAACCCCCCCCTAAAGCCTTTTGGCGATAATTCTTTTTTGGCTTTATTTAGGGCTTGTGAAAGGGTCATTCAATTTCATAATCCAAAGCTTTCAAGCGCTCTAATAGCGGCGGGTGCGTGAAATGCAAGAAAACATAAAAAGGGTGCGAATAGGGGAACGCTTTATTTTCATTCACAATGGACACTAACGCTTTGGCTAAAACCTCTTTAGAGCTTAAACTCGCCCCAAACTTGTCCGCATTGTATTCGTTCTTGCGGCTAAAAAACCCGATCAAAGGCATGGCGTAAAAGGAAAACACCGGCAAAAACAAGAGTAAAATCGCAATCAAACTCGCTGGCGTTTGCGAGACATTAAAGCCTTCAAAAACCAACGGCGGCAAATGAGCGATCAGAGCAAAAACAAGAGCGAGCAAGCCTCCCATAATCCCTAAGCTTTTCAACAAATCCTTATTTTTAAAATGCCCTAACTCATGCCCTAAAATGGCTAAAAGTCCTTCTGTCCCAACCTTAGAGATCAAAGTGTCAAACAACACCACCCGCTTGTTTTTACCCAAGCCCCCAAAATACGCATTCAGTCGCCCATCCCTCTTGCT
Protein-coding regions in this window:
- a CDS encoding glycosyltransferase family 10 domain-containing protein — its product is MFQPLLDAFIESAPIKKKITFKSPPLKIAVANWWGGAEEFKKSALYFILSQRYKITLHQNPNEFSDLVFGSPIGSARKILFYQNTKRVFYTGENEVPNFNLFDYAIGFDELDFRDRYLRMPLYYASLHYKAESVNDTTAPYKLKDNSLYTLKKPSHHFKEKHPHLCAVVNDESDPLKRGFASFVASNPNAPIRNAFYDALNSIEPVTGGGSVRNTLGYNVKNKSEFLSQYKFNLCFENTQGYGYVTEKIIDAYFSHTIPIYWGSPSVAKDFNPKSFVNVCDFKDFDEAIDYVRYLHTHPNAYLDMLYENPLNEIDGKAYFYQDLSFKKILDFFKTILENDTIYHNNPFVFYRDLNEPLISIDDLRVNYDDLRVNYDDLRVNYDDLRVNYDRLLQNASPLLELSQNTTFKIYRKAYQKSLPLLRAVRKLVKKMGL
- the gdhA gene encoding NADP-specific glutamate dehydrogenase, which produces MYVEKILQSLQKKYPYQKEFHQAVYEAITSLKPLLDSDKSYEKHAILERLVEPEREIFFRVCWLDDNHQIQVNRGCRVEFNSAIGPYKGGLRFHPSVNESVIKFLGFEQVLKNSLTTLAMGGAKGGSDFDPKGKSEHEIMRFCQAFMNELYRHIGATTDVPAGDIGVGEREIGYLFGQYKKLVNRFEGVLTGKGLTYGGSLCRKEATGYGCVYFAEEMLQERNSSLEGKVCSVSGSGNVAIYTIEKLLQIGAKPVTASDSNGMIYDKDGIDLELLKEIKEARRGRIKEYALEKTSAKYTPTENYPKGGNAVWHVPCFAAFPSATENELSVLDAKTLLSNGCKCVAEGANMPSSNEAIELFLQAKISYGIGKAANAGGVSVSGLEMAQNASMHPWSFEVVDAKLHHIMKEIYKNVSQTAKEFKDPTNFVLGANIAGFRKVASAMIAQGV
- a CDS encoding peptide chain release factor N(5)-glutamine methyltransferase; this encodes MTLSQALNKAKKELSPKGFRGGLESEILLGFVLQKERVFLHTHEHLELSHKEEARFFELVEKRLNDCPIEYLLESCDFYGRSFFVNEHVLIPRPETEILVQKALDIISQYHLKEIGEIGIGSACVSVSLALENPNLSIYASDISPNALEVALKNIERFCLKERVFLKQTRLWDRMPTIEMLVSNPPYIARNYPLEKSVLKEPHEALFGGVKGDEILKEIVFLAAKLKIPFLVCEMGYDQLKSLKECLEFCGYDAEFYKDLSGFDRGFVGVLKSFLR